The genomic window TCTTCATAATACACTTTACTTGTATTCTTGATAGTTTCTAAGTTTCTTCAAATTTCAGCATAGTGAATAAtactatttataatttatatatagtCGCAATCCTTGTAACATCATGCTGTAAGTATATAATTCAGAATGATCTATTTTGAATATTCATAGATTATTCGAAGTTTTGTTACCTTCAGGTGTACTACTACGCATTTAAATTTATATCTTCACATGCAGAAAAATGTACTTAACATAGTGGATACGAATTGATCTTAGGTAGacttaagggtgacaaatgggaCAATTTTGAATGATATATTTATGACACAATTTAATGAAATTACACGGACATTGTGACATGTATTGTCTTAATTATATTTAAgaatctctttttctttctttttttaaattttaactttctatTTATCTTCAATATTTCTAGTTTATTATAGCTTAAGTTAATTTTTGTTATACGAAATTATATGAAAGCTactaacttaaaaataataacaaattattACAAGTTTCAAATCTTCCAAATAAAATATTCTCTGCAATCTAAAATTGTATACGTAGAAGTTATGTagacttaaaaaattttaataaaagaaaattgcaAGGATAAATGTTATAGCTATAATAAGATTATATAGTTTAACAAGTTAAACACTTTCAACTTTCAGCTGCCAATTAATGGATCTGCTTTGTGAAGCAACACCATTCCCCGGGTTTTGGGTGCAAAAACAGTCGGACAAATTGGCTTAAAAAAGCGAGTCCTCAAAGTCTACGAAGCAAATCCAACTAGtctataaaattttaaccatgtgTACCAATAATTTGTAGTCAAAGCTCATGTTTGTCGCCAAAGAAGTCTACGCTAAAGCAACACCATGTTCTTCCATGTAAAAATGATCCTTAATTCAACTAAACAAGtaactaatttaattatctttttattatatatatttatgcaaattgaaAGGACTCTCTTTGGTTTTATAATTGCACCCGAAAATGTTCCATCTTAAAACAAATACCATGACATCATAATAAATGCATGGCATTGGGTGCTTCTTCTCGAAATTTATAGTGTGAGTTTTAGttcaattaatattattattgcaaTAAATAGGAGTGAATTTGAGCACATTTCGTTGTATTCTTTTTTGATGTAAAGGTTGTGGGATtatggataataaaaaaattgaattcttTGATAAACTCTATGTCAATATTGTAAAAGTGGATCGGATGTTAAATCAATTAGATTTtcgatttttaatttaatcactttaaaattttaaaagataattttataaaaaaaaatttaaaaaaaaacatgatgaaaaaatgcaaagaaaaaattgttgaaatgaaTAGTATAAATTCTAGGTTTTTTTCTGCGTTTAAGCTGATTTCTCATGTTTTTTACTAGTTATAACCAATTgtttaaatttatgaataattttgaaATGAAGCTATTGCACCAATTAATTCGACTATTTTAACAACAATGTGTATGGCAAGTGGGAAAAGTAATGAAAATTTGTAACAAGAATGAAGAAAGCAAAGTGGTGTGAAAGCGTGCCTATACTCTGAAGCCCCCCACAAGAGTGTCTCCACCGCCTTTAAGAAAAGAAAACATCTTTATATAAttactcatttttcttttcctctatttATTCCTTAAAAACAACTTtcttattaaatttcaaattcaagttttgattaaatattttaatcacaaATAGTCGTAAGGGATACAAACAGGAACGTTAATTAGCTCTGCAGAGGATATTAATGATGAAATGTGAGATGGATTACAAAATTTCCCCAGTTTTAATTATAcgtaaacaaaaaattatattactttTATCTGCTTTTAGACCTGCAACTCTACTTAATTTTATGGTTCttaaaagaatttaatattaaaataatattatgatttgaggagtttaaatttaaatttcccAAATATTTTGAGATTTGTCAGGTCGGCAACTTGAAATACAAAAAGATTGCATTAATTATGGGGTCAACTAAGTTCAAAACATGAATTGAGTTGTAAAAGTCAAACCCAACATTTGGAACCACAAGATTCGGCAGTGCAGGTTTGCCTTTCTGGGAAATTTTCAGACGGCTTTATCAAACATAATTCCTACATTTTCGCATAATTATTCGTCCATCCAATTCTTATCGTGCTTGCCTGACACTATAACTTTCTAATCactcatttataaataaatgcaagttatattattttctaatgaaaattgttagtttttgtttaatatttagttatttaatttttttcccttctaTTAAATTTATCAAAGTGATCAactttacatattttaatattatttatttagtttcgTATATTATATGAACTactgaatatatataaataaaagagaaataataTACTATGAAATTAGAAAGCAAAACTCGAGGCTTGAATATTGAAGATCATAAAACATAAACTTGTTAAATGACAGTtggtataaaatgttgataacgaAAATTGGTATATCacgtatatatataacaaatagGGGTGAAgtcagaacaattttttagggggccgaataaaattttaatttttaatagtctatatctttataatttttaaatgattaaatcaaatttttatgattttagggggtcaaagtgtaattttaccttcactaatttaaagttttaaaaatttttaaaggacctaagtagtaatttttcattttaggggggtcggGGCCCCTGCCAACCCTCTTAGATTCGCCTCTGATAAGAAATGTaataaatggtagcatgtgaaagatcatgtGAATCGGTCTAAACAAGCTTGACGGTCAATATGGATATGAAATGAATCAATAGATTCGAAAATGAAATGAATAGGTGAGAAATGAAAGTGAATGCAACTTCTTGATAGAAAACATGGTATGATATATTCATATGAATTTGTCAAATGAGATAGTGCATGAGGCATGAATGGTAAATTGAATTGTGGAGAACTAATCATGTTATGATTGCATTATTTTCAtgttatgtatattttattattgatttgaatcatgaaagtaccattGAGCTTTATCGCTCAGCATATGATTTGTTTATTCCATGCGTAGGTATCAGTAAATCTCGAGGTCCCGATGAGTAAAACAACATTCAGATCGCAGCTCTCCATTCATCAAAGTTAGTATAGTCTCATTTTGTTTTCAATAAGTGACATGTACCTAAGGCTAGGTCAATCTTAAATTGCGAGTAGTCATTTTGGTACTTTAGGtggaaaatgttattttgaatgtGAGCATATGAATTGTAAGTATATGTGTATGAAACATAGGATTCAAATGGATTTAGATATGCTTAAAATAATATGTATTAAGTTGTTATGAATGTCAATGAAGTTAATCAATATTTGAACTAAAGTCTATGATGagttaaatgatattttttggcccttaaattaattaaattatgtaaatggTAAGTTTGAGTTAAATATTGCAAAGCTAGGGGAAACTACCTCTGAAGTCGCAACATTACCTCTTTGATATCGCAACATCAAGCTTTTGTTTCCATGATTGTGGTTCTCCCAGTTGAAGTCGCGACATTGAATTCCCTTACCCTTAACGTCATGACGTCCCTTGTAGAAGTTGTGATGCCAACCTCCTATTTTCGAAGTCGCGACACCACTCTATTGAAGTCGTGACGTCGAGCTTCTGTCTTTGGTGTCGCAATGTGATTCTCTTATGGCCACGATGTCAACtcaatattttagaaaattttatattttaatccctCAATCAACACCGATTTATTAAAAGGTTCCATAAGCTCGTCTATAACATGGATTTGATTAAATAACATGTTACAATTGAGAATTGAATCTAGTGCCTtgcctaaattatttatttgatatgcAAATGAAATTGTAGTTGCCTCAGTAAATAATGTGACATTTCAAATCTGACAATCAGGTTGGGTGTAAGGTGTTACAGAAGATGTGACAAGtgtcacatttatttatgtaattaaggtttttttttactaCACCCTATAATACACTTGTTAAATTCTTAACccaaataatttttctaattttcatatGTATTTGACATAGGATTAATATTTAGTACACTAACAATACACTTTTTTTTCCACAAGCAATTTTAAAAAACTATCATGTgtccattttttaaaatattttactatactttaCACTTATCAGTCCTCTCTTGTGgagtttaaaaattatatttacaatatactaaatattattctttttaaCCTATAGAAATGAAATATCTCACttaaatattttaagattttattatataattccctaaaaaattattatatattatatatttatttttctacaataaatataaaatagaaattttaaaaaattagcctTAACTCCGTTCAAAAAAATAGCAGAATTTTCTCTTCCTCTTTTTACttctaaaaaatacataaaatccACGTACACCCGAATGATCTGTTCTTCTCGACTCCCCTCCCACACCCCCCCgcccaaaaaacaaaaaaacaacttaaaattaataaaatatttttcgtttATTGATCTCTGCCTATTTCTGGCCTCTTGGTACTTTCCTCCCCTCCACCATATATAGTGGTCTCATGCTCTTCCAATTCCCCATTCTCAACGCTccctctctttctctttctctttcttctcctttttttccctttctttttttgcTTGTGGGTTTATTAGGATTTTTTCTTTAAACTGATCATTTATAacccacatttcacattttcctCCAATTAGACTGcattttcttgttaattttagGAAGTTAAAAGGAAACTTGATTTTTCTGTCCTCTGATAACTTTGAATATATGGGGAAGTTAATGAGACTCATTTCAATGGCTCCTCTGTTTCTGCTACTTTGCCTTCCTTTTGCATTTGGTGGGCATGATTATAACCAAGCTTTGAGTAAGAGTATTCTCTTCTTTGAAGCTCAAAGATCTGGTTACCTCCCCCATAACCAGAGAATCACATGGAGAGCTAACTCTGGTTTGAATGACGGCAAGGCTAGTGGGGTAAGCTAAAAGCTCCACTCTCATTTTCCTAATTGCTGAACCAATTCGAAACCAGTTTGCTCAAATTGTCTTTGAATAATTTTGCAGCTGGATTTGGTAGGGGGGTACTATGATGCAGGGGACAATGTGAAGTTTGGGTTGCCTATGGCATTCACCATAACAATGATGTCCTGGAGCATAATAGAGTACGGCAAACAAATGGCTGCTAATGGTGAGCTGGGCCATGCCATGGAAGCCGTCAAGTGGGGCACTGACTATTTCATCAAAGCTCATCCCCAGCCTTATGTCCTTTACGGAGAGGTATTCAATCACAACATGATAGAGTAACtatgaatttaacaatttaaataaaagacCCATTTCGAAAATTATTTTCGTTGCTTAATTTTGGTGTGggtcttatttttattataggtGGGAGATGGTAACAGTGACCATTACTGTTGGCAAAGACCAGAGGACATGACCACCGACCGTCGTGCTTACAAGATTGACCCAAGTAATCCCGGGTCGGATCTCGCCGGTGAAACAGCCGCCGCAATGGCCGCCGCTTCCATCGTCTTCCGCCGCTCCAATCCTGCCTATTCCAGAGAGCTTCTTCGCCATGCCTACCAGGTATGGTGTTTGCACACTCTTTCACAGTTCCCAAACACTGCCCTTTTCAGTCAAAAAGCTTAGACCGTAGTAAATAGGTAGTTATAGACAGTTGCTCGCTCTTTTGTAAAAGATGTCGTTATTGTTGGATTATTAACTTcatggttttgaaattgaaaattatataatGCGGGTAAACTTTTTCGGCGCATAATTAGGATCATTGGAGCACTTCGCTTTACGCCGTCCATCACGGCCAATTACTTCTCCTTTTGACCGTACAGATCTTAAACCAAAAGCCGCAATTTTCCCCTCACGTGCCAACATTTGTCGGTGCTCTTAATAAAACCCCATGTCCCAAAGTACCCTTGCTTCTTTTCTCAACCATAACTCAATGCTAAGTTTGGTTTTCAAAGTTTTTTGGGTAATGTATggtgtttaaattattaattttatctcCTTTTtgcaataaattgaaataaaattattaatttagtagacaaaaataataataataatttaattattaaggtATCCTTTTGGATccaatttactaataaaactAATTATTTAACATCTCCAGCTGTTCGAGTTTGCTGATAAATACAGAGGCAAATATGACAGCAGTATCACAGTTGCTCAAAAATTCTACCGATCCATCAGTGGCTACAACGTAAGCTTCTCTAACTTCTcatcaatattaatatttgtttttataaaaaattctatCGAAACAGTGGTCAGTTACAAAGGATTCGTGTTTAAATCTTCAATTCACAAATTCGAtcttatacaaatatatatatatgttttatataaaaaatcataatttgcGTATACTTGAATTTAAATGTAGGATGAGTTGTTGTGGGCCGCTGCATGGCTGTACCAAGCTAGTAACAATAAATACTACTTGAACTATCTTGCGAAAAATGGTGACTCAATGGGTGGAACCGGCTGGGCCATGACTGAGTTCGGTTGGGACGTCAAGTATGCTGGGGTTCAGACCCTTGTCGCCAAGGTATTATTAGTTTTTTCAACTGTAAATTCGTTGTCTCCCATTATTGTACAATAATTGGTTATGCAGTTATATCTCATCAACATGTAGTTACTGtttgtggttcaatttgttttaagTGGTATGTTCTGCATCACCTGCAGTTTTTAATGCAAGGTAAAGCTGGTCACCATGCACCAGTTTTCGAGAAGTACCGTCAGAAGGCGGAGTATTTCATGTGTTCATTGATCGGAAAGGGTAGCCGTAATATTCAGAGGACTCCCGGTGGTTTGATTTACAGACAGAGATGGAACAACATGCAGTTCGTGACAAGCGCTTCCTTCTTGGCAACTGTCTACTCTGATTATCTGACTTCCTATAGGGGAAGCTTGAAGTGTGCTGCCGGCAATGTTGCACCATCGGAGCTTCTTTCTTTTGCGAAATCTCAGGTGATTTATCGATCTCTTCATGGATTTAAATCTTTATACTTCTTATAAATGGTGACCAAGTTGAgccttttaacaatttttttgatGTTTTGCAATGTTGAATTCTCAGGTGGATTACCTTCTTGGAGACAATCCAAGAGCTACAAGCTATATGGTTGGCTATGGAAACAATTATCCAAGACAAGTTCACCACCGAGGTTCTTCGATTGTTTCGATCAAGGTCAACCCTAAATTTGTTGCCTGCCGACAAGGTTACGCAACTTGGTATACAAGGAAAGCTAGTGATCCTAATGTCCTCACCGGTGCTTTGGTCGGAGGGCCTGATGCCTATGATAACTTTGCTGATGAACGAGACAATTATGAGCAAACAGAGCCTGCTACCTATAACAATGCTCCACTTCTTGGCATTTTGGCTAGATTAGCTGGTGGTCATGGTGGATACAACCAACTCCTTCCTGGTAATTTTTAACCCTATATCGCCATTTAAGTTTTATGGTATTAACTTCTTCGAGTTTTCGCATGATGATCATTACCTTGGCTTTCCTGCAGTGGTTTCCCCAGCGTCTAATCCTGTCATTGCCAAACTGAAACCGGCACCGAAGCCCAAATGGACTCCAACTCCAGGTATGTTCTAGTTTCTGTTTGGTTCCATGTCTCATTACAATAAGGTATTGAATGGCAAGATCTAAACATTAGGAATTTTTGCTTTGCAGCCTCATCTTCTAGTCCAATTACTATAAACCAGAAGATGACAACTTCCTGGAATCACAAGGGCAAGACTTACTACAGATATTCCACAGTAGTGACCAACAAGTCTTACAAGACAGTAAAGGCTCTCAAGCTCTCAATATCAAAGCTTTATGGTCCCATATGGGGTCTCACCAAGTCTGGCAATTCTTATGGTTTCCCAGAATGGCTCAACACTTTACCTGCTGGAAAGAGTCTTGAGTTTGTATACATCCATGCTGCTTCTCCTGCTGATGTCTCTGTTTCAAGCTACAATTTAGCTTAATATGGAAGACATTGCAAAAAAATAAAGGGTAAGTTCCAACATGGTTCTGGGGTTGTGGTGTTAGAATTTGTGCAGCTATACAGAATGCGGTCAAAGAAAAGGGTTGGTTTTCCTGTTTTTTTTTCCTTCGTTGTTTGGGGATTTTCAACTCTACTTGTTGAATGGGTTATTTAATTAGGGTTCTACCAGATATTTAGTGGAAGATTGGAGGAGAAATAGATAGAATTGAGAGACAGTAAAAGAGAATGAAAATTGAGAAAGCAAACAAATTACTTCTCAATAAGATTGCAAGGAATCTGTTTTTTACTTCCTACTTACAGAACAGCAGCTGATGTCTTTTTTTGTTGTTGGTGTTGTAACTGCAAACTTTGTAGCATTATATGTTTTCCATATAAATACAGTTTGCACAACAATGTTTTGTCCCTACATTGCCTGTTCAAGATTCAGTTTGTGATTCTGTAAAGATTTCCCTATGGACTAATGAACACACC from Gossypium hirsutum isolate 1008001.06 chromosome D12, Gossypium_hirsutum_v2.1, whole genome shotgun sequence includes these protein-coding regions:
- the LOC121224335 gene encoding endoglucanase 6 — encoded protein: MGKLMRLISMAPLFLLLCLPFAFGGHDYNQALSKSILFFEAQRSGYLPHNQRITWRANSGLNDGKASGLDLVGGYYDAGDNVKFGLPMAFTITMMSWSIIEYGKQMAANGELGHAMEAVKWGTDYFIKAHPQPYVLYGEVGDGNSDHYCWQRPEDMTTDRRAYKIDPSNPGSDLAGETAAAMAAASIVFRRSNPAYSRELLRHAYQLFEFADKYRGKYDSSITVAQKFYRSISGYNDELLWAAAWLYQASNNKYYLNYLAKNGDSMGGTGWAMTEFGWDVKYAGVQTLVAKFLMQGKAGHHAPVFEKYRQKAEYFMCSLIGKGSRNIQRTPGGLIYRQRWNNMQFVTSASFLATVYSDYLTSYRGSLKCAAGNVAPSELLSFAKSQVDYLLGDNPRATSYMVGYGNNYPRQVHHRGSSIVSIKVNPKFVACRQGYATWYTRKASDPNVLTGALVGGPDAYDNFADERDNYEQTEPATYNNAPLLGILARLAGGHGGYNQLLPVVSPASNPVIAKLKPAPKPKWTPTPASSSSPITINQKMTTSWNHKGKTYYRYSTVVTNKSYKTVKALKLSISKLYGPIWGLTKSGNSYGFPEWLNTLPAGKSLEFVYIHAASPADVSVSSYNLA